The proteins below are encoded in one region of Penicillium psychrofluorescens genome assembly, chromosome: 4:
- a CDS encoding uncharacterized protein (ID:PFLUO_006631-T1.cds;~source:funannotate), giving the protein MAPGIQDSSLPLRPAPESDRVQYPAPLKLSGALDKFSFEDTTPVIGREFVNVNIVNDLLNAPNADDLVRDLAITISRRGVVFFRAQDNLSDDLQKQLVHKLGQLSGKPAESTLHIHPVLNNTNEFGVNDAQVSSISSVARKKMFRHENQPNKRRYDSAQWHSDIQFEPFPADYTSLRLTQLPKTGGDTLWASGYELYDRFSKTYQKFFDSLTAKYVGSGFLNAVKADPENVYVHTEARGHPQNVGEELTAVHPIMRTNPVTGWKSVYAIGPFPKEINELSLNESDELLKKFYNTILENHDLQVRFKWRNPNDIAIWDNRCAFHSATFDYEGLGERYGHRAVGIGEKPYLDPNSMSRAEALAAEDA; this is encoded by the exons ATGGCTCCTGGAATTCAAGactcttccctccccttgCGCCCTGCGCCCGAGTCTGACCGGGTCCAATATCCTGCGCCGTTGAAGCTTAGCGGCGCCTTGGATAAGTTCTCGTTCGAAGACACAACGCCAGTTATTGGTCGCGAGTTTGTCAACGTCAACATTGTTAATGACCTATTGAATGCCCCGAATGCCGATGATCTGGTCCGGGACCTTGCTATCACAA TCTCTCGACGGGGTgttgtcttcttccgcgcccAAGATAACCTCAGCGATGACCTGCAGAAGCAGCTGGTACACAAGCTAGGGCAGCTATCTGGCAAGCCAGCCGAATCAACTCTGCACATCCATCCGGTGCTTAACAACACCAACGAATTCGGTGTCAATGATGCGCAGGTCAGCTCCATCAGCTCAGTCGCCCGCAAGAAGATGTTCCGTCATGAAAACCAGCCCAACAAACGGCGTTACGATTCGGCCCAGTGGCACTCTGACATTCAATTCGAGCCCTTCCCGGCAGACTACACTTCGCTCCGGCTAACCCAGCTGCCGAAAACTGGTGGTGACACCCTCTGGGCGTCGGGCTATGAGCTCTATGACCGGTTCTCAAAGACATATCAGAAGTTTTTCGACAGTCTGACTGCAAAATATGTTGGCTCGGGCTTCCTCAATGCTGTGAAGGCAGATCCGGAAAATGTCTACGTCCATACTGAGGCACGGGGCCACCCGCAGAATGTTGGCGAGGAGCTGACCGCGGTTCATCCTATCATGCGCACCAACCCTGTGACGGGCTGGAAGAGTGTGTACGCTATTGGGCCATTCCCCAAAGAAATTAACGAGCTCAGCCTGAACGAATCGGACGAACTGCTGAAGAAATTCTACAACACTATTCTCGAGAACCACGACCTTCAGGTGAGGTTCAAGTGGAGGAACCCGAACGATATTG CCATTTGGGACAACCGCTGCGCTTTTCACAGTGCCACATTTGACTACGAAGGACTCGGAGAGCGATATGGCCACCGGGCGGTTGGCATTGGCGAGAAACCGTACTTGGACCCGAACAGCATGTCACGGGCGGAGGCACTGGCTGCTGAAGATGCGTAA